The Thermus thermamylovorans genome includes a region encoding these proteins:
- a CDS encoding radical SAM/SPASM domain-containing protein: MQDGMLQLPVVNFQEPAQAPTRGGMNYKPSRFNHFHTLPTGEKLAFNSLSGGLAVLDSEGWARYTALVKGEPLDPKNPVDQGLVEGRFVVLENFDELAYLKTLHLRQRYTTEAWSLTICPTIDCNFGCDYCFQRHRVSRMTEAVQAKLLEVFAQKAPRLSKFFVTWFGGEPTLAWDVVQKLSQGFMEIAERNRVEYSASLITNGYLLDEGKVADMVRYRIHLVQITLDGDAPYHDQRRHLLTGEGSFERILANLRLFLGKPVFVHIRVNVDVRNREGVPALLKRLAEEGLAHQENLRVYFAPVTSTAPPSHGVKGFCFTRKDFARIEPEYFTLAESLGLATLPYPSLQLGGCVAAHPEGFVVEPDGTLQKCWDTVGQPEFAVGNLLEYDPLQLAENPVYQRWMSWDPFSEKLACSRCTWLPACMGGCPLKVVFPEAMPEGKVELECTTFKWNWKRTFTLLAERAGEAEPAPRPCTG, encoded by the coding sequence TCTCCGGTGGCCTGGCCGTCTTGGATTCAGAAGGATGGGCGCGCTACACGGCCCTGGTCAAGGGGGAGCCCTTGGACCCCAAGAACCCTGTAGACCAGGGGCTCGTGGAAGGCCGCTTCGTCGTTCTCGAGAACTTTGACGAGCTGGCCTACCTTAAGACCCTCCACCTGCGGCAGCGCTACACCACGGAAGCCTGGAGCCTAACGATCTGTCCCACCATAGACTGCAACTTCGGCTGCGACTACTGTTTCCAGCGGCACCGGGTGAGCCGCATGACCGAAGCGGTTCAGGCCAAGCTTCTTGAGGTCTTCGCTCAAAAAGCCCCCCGCCTCAGCAAGTTCTTCGTCACCTGGTTTGGCGGTGAGCCCACCCTGGCCTGGGATGTTGTTCAGAAGCTATCCCAAGGATTCATGGAGATAGCCGAGAGGAACCGCGTGGAGTACAGCGCGAGCCTCATCACGAACGGCTACCTCCTGGACGAAGGGAAGGTGGCGGACATGGTCCGCTACCGCATTCACCTGGTCCAGATCACTCTGGACGGGGACGCTCCCTACCACGACCAGCGCCGCCACCTCCTTACCGGGGAGGGGAGCTTTGAGCGCATCCTGGCCAACCTGCGCCTCTTCCTCGGGAAACCTGTCTTCGTCCACATCCGGGTCAACGTGGACGTCCGGAACCGCGAGGGTGTGCCCGCCCTCTTGAAGCGTCTGGCCGAGGAAGGGCTGGCCCACCAGGAGAACCTGCGGGTCTACTTTGCCCCCGTAACCTCCACCGCCCCGCCCAGCCACGGGGTCAAAGGGTTTTGCTTTACCCGCAAGGACTTCGCCCGGATTGAGCCGGAGTACTTCACCCTTGCGGAAAGCCTAGGACTGGCCACCCTTCCCTACCCCTCCCTTCAGCTTGGAGGGTGCGTGGCCGCCCATCCGGAGGGGTTCGTGGTGGAGCCCGACGGCACCCTGCAGAAGTGTTGGGACACGGTGGGGCAGCCCGAGTTCGCCGTGGGCAACCTCCTGGAATACGATCCCCTGCAACTTGCGGAGAACCCCGTTTACCAGCGCTGGATGTCCTGGGACCCCTTCTCCGAAAAGCTCGCCTGCTCCCGTTGCACCTGGCTTCCTGCGTGCATGGGGGGGTGCCCCTTGAAGGTGGTCTTCCCCGAGGCCATGCCTGAGGGGAAGGTGGAGCTGGAGTGCACCACCTTCAAGTGGAACTGGAAGCGTACCTTTACTTTGCTAGCCGAACGTGCAGGCGAGGCAGAGCCGGCACCTCGCCCCTGCACGGGCTAG